In Streptomyces sp. TLI_146, the genomic stretch GCCGCCTCGATGAACTCCCGCTCCCGCAGGGACTTCACGGTGGTGCGCAGCACCATGGCGAGCGGCACCCACCCGAAGGCGGCGAACACCAGGATCAGCACGGTGAACTGCATCCAGACCGGCTCGTTCTCGCCCGGGTCCACGAACCGGGTCTTGACGACCGGGCTCAGTGCCAGCAGGAGCAGCAGGGTCGGGAAGGCGAGCAGGACGTTGCAGACGAAGGTGAAGGCCCGTTCGGCGAGCCCGCCGAGGTAGCCGACGACGAGGCCGAGCACGGTGCCGAGCAGCGCGATGACGGCGGTGGCGGCGACCGCCACGACGAGCGAGGTCCGCATCCCGTACAGGAGCTGGGCGAGGACGTCGCGCCCGAGCCCCGGCTCCAGGCCGAACCAGAACTCGCCGGAGATCCCGCCGTTGGGGAGCACCGGAAGCCCTTCGGGGCTGAGCAGTCCGGGGGTGTTCTGCCCGTAGTGCTCGGTGGCGTTCTTGCCGTAGAGCGCGGTGATCAGGGGTGCGGCCAGGGCGAGGACGACGAACAAGAGCACCGCGCAGAGCGCCGCCATGCCGGTGCGGTCGGCGCGCAGGGCGCGGATCGTTGACATGGCCGCTATTAGAGCCAGCGCCCGGACGCCCGGCAAATCGGGTTCGGGGGCCGCTGAGGCTTTGCGAAGTGCTTGTGTCGTACGTCCTGTTGGTGTCACATGGCCGCAATATTCCAGCCATGATCATTCGGCTGGAAAGGGGCGAATCACCCTCTCGGGACGGCTCATGCGTTCACAGGTGAGACTCCGCTCACAATCATGGGATCGAAGGCGGTTCTGCGAGTGGGCCTTCCATTCCAAGATCCGAGTGAGCCTGTGCTCCTGGAGCTTCCGGAGCGGGGGCTTCCGCCTCGACCGCTTCCGCCCCGCCCTCTTCCGCCGCGGGCACCCCCGCCCCAGACGCTTCCGCCGTGGGCAGCGGGGCCGCCCGTTCCAGGAACCGCAGCAGCTCCACCGGGAACGGCAGGACCAGCGTCGAGTTCTTCTCGGCCGCCACCGCCACCACCGTCTGGAGCAGCCGCAGTTGGAGGGCCGCGGGCTGCTGCGACATCACCCCGGCCGCCTCGGCCAGCTTCTTCGACGCCTGGAGCTCCGCGTCCGCGTTGATCACCCGGGCGCGGCGCTCACGGTCGGCCTCGGCCTGCCGGGCCATCGAGCGCTTCATCGTCTCCGGCAGCGACACGTCCTTGATCTCCACCCGGTCGATCTGCACGCCCCACCCCATCGCCGGGCTGTCGATCATCAGCTCCAGGCCCTGGTTGAGCTTCTCCCGGTTGGAGAGCAGATCGTCGAGGTCGCTCTTGCCGATGATCGAGCGCAGTGAGGTCTGGGCCATCTGGGAGACCGCGAAGCGGTAGTCCTCGACCTGGATGACCGCGTCGGCCGGGTCGACCACCTTGAAGTAGATCACCGCGTCCACCCGGACCGTGACGTTGTCCCGGGTGATGCCGTCCTGCGCCGGGACGGGCATCGTCACAATCTGCATGTTCACCTTGTGGAGCCGGTCGGCGAACGGAAGGATCAGGGTGAAGCCCGGGCCGCGCACCGATCCCCTGAGTTTGCCCAGCCGGAAGACCACACCGCGTTCGTACTGCTTGACGACCCGGGCCGCCGCCATCACATACACGATGCCGGCGGATCCGACGGCCACAGCCGTCGCCACCAATGCCTCGACCATCACGGCCCCCAAGGGTCCGAATCGGACGTGTACTTCGACGGTAACTCCGCTTCCGTCCCAGGGGGAGTCCCGGTCACACTCCACTGAATGGGTAAAACGCGGGCGGGAGGGGAATGCCGCAACAGTCGATGCCTGTATCCGACAACCGGTATGGGCGGTACGAGGACGGTCCCGGCGATCGGTATCGCGACCCACTAGCGGAGGGGGCACGAGTGCGCGGTCGGGTGCGCGCGGCCGACGGGCGGCATCTGACGGTGGAACGCTTCGGGGACCCACGGGGCAGGCCGGTCTTCCTGCTGCACGGCACCCCGGGCAGCCGGCTCGGCCCCGCACCCCGCGGCATGGTGCTCTACCAGCGCCGGATGCAGCTCATCGCCTACGACAGACCCGGCTACGGCGGCTCCGACCGGCTGGAGGGCCGCAGCGTCGCCGACGTCGTCCAGGACGTGAAGGCGATCGCGGACAGTTACGGCCTGGAACGCTTCGCCGTCGTCGGCCGCTCCGGCGGCGCCCCGCACGCGCTGGCCTGCGCCGCCCTGATGCCCGAGCGGGTCACCCGGACCGCCGCGCTCGTCACGCTCGCGCCCCGGGACGCGGCCGGCCTCGACTGGTTCGACGGGATGACCGCCTACAACGTGGAGGAGTTCACGACCGCGTCGGTCAACCCCGAGGAGTTCGCCGCCCGGCTCATCCCGCGCTCCGACGAGATCCGCCGCAACCCCATCCAGCTCCTGGACGAACTGCGCCGCGACCTCACCCACGCCGACCGCATGGTGGTCAAGGACGCCGGGGTGCGGTCCATGCTGCTGCGCAACTACCAGGAGGCGCTGCGGACTTCGGCGTACGGATGGATCGACGACGCGCTCGCCTTCTGCAGCCCCTGGGGGTTCGACCCCGCCGACATCGCCGGCGAGGTGCTGCTGTGGCACGGCGTGCAGGACGTGTTCTCGCCGGTCGGCCACTCCCGCTGGCTCGCCGAACGCATCCCGGGCGCGACGGCCGTCCTGGAACCGGCCGCCGCCCACTTCGACGCCCTGCACGCGCTGCCCGACATCCTCACCTGGCTGATCGAGGAGGACTGACCCCGGCGGCACCCGGCGGAGGGAACCGGTGCGATCACTCCGGTCGCACCGGTCGTCCCCTCCCGTCCGCTCGGCTCACACCGCCAGCGGCTCCAGGTCCCGCTGCACCCGGCGCTCGTCCCGGGCGATCCGGACGAACGCGTGCTCGTCGCCGAGCAGGCGCTGCAACTCCTCCACGGCCTCCGCCCGCAGGTGCGTCGCCTCCTCCTTGCGGCCGAGCCCGTCGAGCGTCACCGCCATGTTCGCGGCGCAGGCGAGCGTCTCGGGGTGGTGCGCTCCCAGCACCTCCCGCAGCCGCGCGACCGCGTTGCGCTCGATCTCCAGGGCGCTCTCCAGATCGCCCATGTCGGCCTTCACATTGGCCAGGTTGACGGTGGCGAACAGCGCGTGCGGATGGTTCTCCCCGAGTATGTCGCGCATCGTCCGTATGGTGTTCTCCAACAAGGTGTCGGCGGCGTCCAGCGCCCCGCAGCCCCACTGGTAGATGCCCAGGTTGTTGGTGGCCGCCAGCGTGTACGGGTGCCGCTCCCCCGGCACCTTGATGTACTGGTCGACGACCTCCTGGGCCGCGTCCCGCGCCGCCGCCGAGTCCCCGGCCGCGAACAGGTCGGCGGCCATGTTGAGGTCGCAGGCCAGCCAGTCGGGGTTGGCGGAGGTGTACTTGGCGCGGTAGCGGTTGCGGGTCGCGGTGGTCAGCCGCCGC encodes the following:
- a CDS encoding alpha/beta fold hydrolase yields the protein MRGRVRAADGRHLTVERFGDPRGRPVFLLHGTPGSRLGPAPRGMVLYQRRMQLIAYDRPGYGGSDRLEGRSVADVVQDVKAIADSYGLERFAVVGRSGGAPHALACAALMPERVTRTAALVTLAPRDAAGLDWFDGMTAYNVEEFTTASVNPEEFAARLIPRSDEIRRNPIQLLDELRRDLTHADRMVVKDAGVRSMLLRNYQEALRTSAYGWIDDALAFCSPWGFDPADIAGEVLLWHGVQDVFSPVGHSRWLAERIPGATAVLEPAAAHFDALHALPDILTWLIEED
- a CDS encoding slipin family protein, which translates into the protein MVEALVATAVAVGSAGIVYVMAAARVVKQYERGVVFRLGKLRGSVRGPGFTLILPFADRLHKVNMQIVTMPVPAQDGITRDNVTVRVDAVIYFKVVDPADAVIQVEDYRFAVSQMAQTSLRSIIGKSDLDDLLSNREKLNQGLELMIDSPAMGWGVQIDRVEIKDVSLPETMKRSMARQAEADRERRARVINADAELQASKKLAEAAGVMSQQPAALQLRLLQTVVAVAAEKNSTLVLPFPVELLRFLERAAPLPTAEASGAGVPAAEEGGAEAVEAEAPAPEAPGAQAHSDLGMEGPLAEPPSIP
- a CDS encoding ABC transporter permease, which codes for MSTIRALRADRTGMAALCAVLLFVVLALAAPLITALYGKNATEHYGQNTPGLLSPEGLPVLPNGGISGEFWFGLEPGLGRDVLAQLLYGMRTSLVVAVAATAVIALLGTVLGLVVGYLGGLAERAFTFVCNVLLAFPTLLLLLALSPVVKTRFVDPGENEPVWMQFTVLILVFAAFGWVPLAMVLRTTVKSLREREFIEAARASGASRWHILVRELLPNIWAPILVNVTLTLPGIVTAEAALSYLGVGIDEPVPDWGRMISRGAEVFYDDPTYMVFPGVTILVFVLAFNLLGDAVRDALDPRTAH